One stretch of Malus domestica chromosome 14, GDT2T_hap1 DNA includes these proteins:
- the LOC103454726 gene encoding splicing factor Cactin, with translation MTDLTPILICTSVRFDTNPKKTSGKLLPRNMGSHGRSSRRKEAPSSSSKSRRRRRSDDSDSVSYTDSDDSDSHDSSPARSSRKRKERSSRRKSSRRKDSDDESYDSDESEERDRKTKRSSKNVTEEQIAEYLAKKAQKKAARVAKKIKSKTVSGYSNDSNPFGDSNLNEMFVWRKKIERDVSHGVPLDEFSVKAERKRQRERMAEIEKVKKRREERALEKAQHEEEMALLARERARAEFQDWEKKEEEFHFDQSKVRSEIRLREGRIKPIDVLSKHLNGSDDFEIEIDEPYMVFMGLTVKEMEELRDDIKMHLDLDRATETHVKYWEALLVVCDWELAEGRKKDAIDRAKVRGEEPPAELLAEQRGLHTSVEADVKNLLEGKTFRELEELQSKIESEMRSGTAKVVEYWEAVLTRLHIFKAKACLKEIHAKMLHKHLQRLQKREDGEKNLDRVHDSQPEEEESESDVKDAQAFSPEPMEEEIHVAEEEAGSFSPELLHGDENEEVIDPEEDRAILERKRVAVLEEQQRRIQEAMTSKPAPPEDNFEMKAMKFMGEMVEGDAVLGTGSEVNLDSQVYWWHDKYRPRKPKYFNRVHTGYEWNKYNQTHYDHDNPPPKIVQGYKFNIFYPDLVDKTKAPHYTIEKDGNSSETCIIRFHAGPPYEDIAFRIVNKEWEYSHKKGFKCTFERGILHVYFNFKRHRYRR, from the exons ATGACCGACTTaactccaattttaatttgtacatcCGTTCGTTTCGATACAAACCCAAAAAAAACCTCTGGAAAATTATTACCGCGAAATATGGGCAGTCACGGACGCAGCAGCCGAAGAAAGGAGGCGCCGTCGTCTTCCTCCAAGAGTCGCCGCAGAAGAAGATCCGACGACTCCGATTCCGTGTCGTATACCGACTCCGATGATTCCGACAGCCACGACTCCTCCCCGGCGAGGAGCTCCAGGAAGCGCAAGGAACGAAGCAGTCGCAGAAAGAGCAGCCGTCGGAAGGACTCCGACGACGAGTCGTACGACAGTGATGAGAGCGAGGAACGTGACCGCAAGACGAAGAGGTCGTCGAAGAACGTTACGGAGGAGCAAATCGCTGAGTACTTGGCTAAGAAGGCACAGAAGAAG GCAGCTCGAGTAGCCAAGAAGATAAAATCGAAGACGGTTTCGGGTTACTCGAATGATTCGAATCCCTTTGGCGATTCCAATCTCAATGAGAT GTTTGTATGGCGAAAGAAGATTGAGCGTGATGTGTCACATGGTGTTCCGCTTGACGAGTTTTCAGTTAAGGCTGAGAGAAAAAGACAGAGAGAAAGAATG GCAGAGATTGAAAAGGTTAAGAAAAGAAGGGAAGAAAGGGCACTTGAGAAAGCACAACATGAGGAAGAAATG GCACTGCTAGCCAGAGAACGTGCTCGGGCTGAGTTCCAAGACTgggagaaaaaagaagaagag TTCCACTTCGATCAAAGCAAAGTCAGGTCAGAGATCAGATTGCGTGAAGGGCGTATTAAGCCAATTGATGTATTGTCTAAACATCTGAATGGCTCAGATGACTTTGAGATTGAGATAGACGAGCCGTATATGGTCTTCATG GGATTGACTGTAAAGGAAATGGAAGAGCTTCGAGATGACATCAAAATGCACCTTGATTTGGACAGGGCAACAGAAACACATGTGAAGTACTGGGAg GCACTTTTAGTGGTTTGTGATTGGGAGCTAGCTGAAGGTCGGAAAAAAGATGCAATAGATCGAGCTAAGGTTCGTGGAGAGGAACCTCCTGCTGAGTTGCTTGCGGAACAAAGAGGCTTGCATACTAGCGTTGAAGCAGATGTCAAGAACCTCTTGGAAGGAAAGACTTTCAGGGAATTAGAGGAATTACAGTCCAAAATTGAGTCAGAAATGCGTTCTGGAACAGCCAAGGTTGTTGAGTATTGGGAGGCTGTTCTCACACGCCTCCATATATTCAAGGCCAAG GCTTGTTTGAAAGAAATCCATGCTAAAATGTTGCACAAGCATTTGCAACGGCTTCAGAAACGGGAGGATGGTGAAAAGAACTTGGATAGGGTTCATGATTCACAACCTGAAGAGGAGGAGAGTGAGTCTGATGTCAAAG ATGCTCAAGCATTTTCTCCAGAACCCATGGAGGAGGAGATTCATGTGGCTGAGGAAGAGGCCGGGTCATTTTCACCAGAGTTGTTGCATGGAGATGAAAATGAGGAAGTAATCGACCCTGAAGAGGACAGGGCTATACTG GAAAGGAAGCGTGTAGCTGTGTTAGAAGAACAACAGAGGCGGATTCAAGAAGCTATGACATCAAAGCCAGCTCCACCAGAAGATAATTTTGAGATGAAGGCCATGAAATTCATGGGAGAAATGGTTGAAGGAGATGCAGTTCTTGGCACGGGTTCTGAAGTGAACCTTGACTCACAG GTATACTGGTGGCATGACAAGTACCGACCTAGAAAGCCAAAATATTTCAACCGTGTTCACACCGGATATGAGTGGAACAAGTACAATCAGACTCACTATGATCATGATAACCCTCCTCCGAAGATTGTGCAAGGATACAAGTTCAACATCTTCTATCCGGACCTTGTTGACAAGACGAAGGCCCCACATTATACGATAGAGAAGGATGGCAACAGCAGTGAGACATGCATTATAAGGTTCCATGCAGGGCCACCCTACGAGGACATT GCGTTCCGGATAGTAAACAAAGAATGGGAATACTCCCACAAAAAGGGGTTCAAATGCACATTTGAACGTGGAATTTTGCACGTATACTTCAACTTCAAACGACACCGCTATCGTAGGTGA
- the LOC139191181 gene encoding uncharacterized protein: MGKSTILEVLMRFCGAVESLYTAEYLRKPTHMDLQRLLKKGEMRGFPGMIGSIDCMHWTWKNCPSAWVPGAQNDLNVLTQSPVFNDVLQGKTPKVTYVVNGRRYDGPY, encoded by the exons atggggaaatcaaccattcttgaggtcctgatgaggttttgtggagcagtcgaatctttgtacaccgcagagtacctcAGAAAACCTACTCACATGGACTtacaaaggcttctgaagaaaggcgagatgcgaggttttcctgggatgataggaagcatcgattgtatgcactggacgtggaaaaactgtccaagtgcatg GGTTCCGGGGGCTCAAAATGATCTCAACGTCCTtacccaatccccagtgttcaacgacgtcctgcaaggaaagacaccaaaagtcacgtacgtCGTCAATGGACGTAGGTACGACGGGCCATACTGA
- the LOC103454727 gene encoding polyadenylate-binding protein 7, which yields MAVNNSQTVVGGGLTAGGVPAASLYVGDLHPYMTEGQLEEAFKGFKGVTSVRLCRDTATATNRSLRYGYVNFTTPEEAIRAMEVMNHSMLHGRVIRVMWSHRDPDARKSGIGNVFVKNLSESINSVELEEMFKKFGRTLSCKLAMFEDGKSKGYGFVQFESEESAIAAIEKLNGTTVGNKQLYVAKFVRKSDRVLPNPGVKYTNLYMKNLDPTLKEELVEEKFSEFGKTVSFAIAKDDHGNSRGFGFVNFENPDDARRAMEGMNGSQLGSKVLYVARAQKKAEREHILRWQFEEKRKEQMLKFKGSNVYVKNIDDDVSDEELVGHFSQCGMITSAKIMRDDKGISKGFGFVCFSTPEEGNKAVNTFHGYMFRRKPLYVAIAQLKEERHAQLQLQYAQRMAGFVGPSTTVIPGGYPPFYYQAPSGVVPQVPPRPGLMYQPLGLRPGWIPSGFVPTSGPAYQPPQVPVMPNAPRQHRQNRGRMNGQMIPQGGAYIPHLQQPTQLPHTAKDSDNQQRTGQAKYVANERQRDMNKGVSSAASNSVGVGVQPEMLSSMLAAASPEQQKQILGQQLYPLVHKQKPDLASKITGMLLEMDNSELLNLLESPDSLTAKVEEAVQVLQISKTKVPNKENIHPSYLSAEVAVN from the exons ATGGCCGTTAACAATTCTCAGACGGTGGTGGGGGGTGGGCTGACGGCGGGGGGTGTGCCGGCGGCGTCGCTTTACGTCGGAGACCTCCATCCGTACATGACCGAAGGTCAGCTGGAGGAGGCTTTCAAAGGCTTCAAAGGTGTCACGTCCGTACGGCTCTGCAGGGacaccgccaccgccaccaaCCGTTCTCTCCGCTATGGCTACGTCAACTTCACCACGCCTGAAGAAG CAATTCGAGCCATGGAGGTGATGAACCATTCAATGCTGCATGGAAGAGTGATAAGGGTCATGTGGTCACATCGTGATCCCGATGCAAGGAAAAGTGGAATTGGGAATGTGTTTGTCAAG AACTTGAGCGAATCGATTAATAGTGTAGAGCTTGAAGAAATGTTTAAGAAGTTCGGACGTACTTTGTCTTGCAAATTGGCCATGTTTGAAGATGGGAAGAGTAAAGGTTATGGCTTTGTTCAGTTTGAGTCTGAGGAATCTGCGATTGCCGCTATTGAGAAGCTAAATGGCACCACTGTCGGAAATAAGCAGCT GTATGTTGCGAAATTTGTTAGAAAGAGCGATCGGGTTTTGCCCAACCCTGGTGTTAAATATACAAATTTGTACATGAAGAATTTGGATCCAACTCTCAAGGAAGAGCTTGTGGAAGAGAAGTTCTCTGAATTTGGGAAAACTGTTAGCTTCGCAATTGCGAAGGATGACCATGGGAATTCTAGAGGTTTTGGTTTTGTGAACTTCGAGAACCCAGATGATGCTAGACGAGCAATGGAAGGAATGAATGGATCACAACTTG GCTCCAAGGTTCTGTATGTTGCAAGGGCACAGAAAAAGGCAGAGCGCGAGCATATTTTGCGTTGGCAGTTTGAGGAAAAACGAAAGGAGCAAATGTTGAAGTTCAAG GGATCAAATGTCTATGTGAAGAACATTGACGATGATGTCAGTGATGAAGAGCTGGTAGGACACTTTAGTCAGTGTGGAATGATTACTTCTGCAAAGATTATGCGAGACGACAAAGGAATAAGCAAGGGGTTTGGGTTTGTTTGCTTTTCTACCCCTGAGGAGGGCAACAAAGCTGTGAATACTTTTCATG GATACATGTTTCGTCGGAAGCCATTGTATGTGGCTATTGCTCAACTAAAAGAGGAAAGACACGCACAGCTGCAGCTTCAGTATGCACAGCGTATGGCAGGATTTGTGGGTCCTTCCACAACTGTCATCCCTGGTGGATACCCTCCTTTCTACTACCAAGCACCCTCTGGGGTTGTTCCACAAGTGCCTCCTCGACCGGGACTGATGTATCAACCTTTGGGTTTGAGGCCAGGATGGATACCCAGTGGCTTTGTACCTACGTCCGGACCAGCCTATCAACCACCACAGGTTCCCGTA ATGCCGAATGCTCCAAGACAACATAGGCAAAACAGGGGCAGAATGAATGGGCAAATGATCCCACAGGGAGGCGCATATATACCACATTTACAACAGCCCACTCAGTTGCCACACACTGCAAAAGATTCAGACAATCAGCAG CGGACGGGGCAGGCTAAGTACGTTGCTAATGAGCGTCAACGCGACATGAATAAAGGAGTCTCGTCTGCTGCTTCCAATTCTGTTGGAGTTGGGGTTCAACCAGAGATGCTGAGTAGCATGCTTGCTGCTGCTTCTCCTGAGCAGCAGAAACAGATACTTGGCCAACAGCTCTACCCACTCGTCCATAAACAAAAG CCCGACCTAGCTTCAAAGATAACTGGGATGCTACTTGAAATGGACAACTCGGAGCTGCTGAATTTATTGGAGTCACCCGACTCTTTGACTGCGAAAGTGGAAGAAGCAGTTCAGGTGCTTCAGATCTCCAAGACGAAAGTACCTAACAAAGAGAACATTCATCCAAGTTATCTTTCTGCCGAGGTTGCAGTCAATTGA